The Periophthalmus magnuspinnatus isolate fPerMag1 chromosome 10, fPerMag1.2.pri, whole genome shotgun sequence genome segment TCAGCCCACgagatacacacaacacacacacacacacacacataatacaGTGTGTCAGCCCACgagatacacacaacacacacacacacaatacagtgTGTCAGCCCACgagatacacacaacacacacacacacacacataatacaGTGTGTCAGCCCACgagatacacacaacacacacacacacacacacacacaatacagtgTGTCAGCCCACgagatacacacaacacacacacacacacaatacagtgTGTCAGCCCACgagatacacacaacacacacacacacataatacaGTGTGTCAGCCCACgagatacacacaacacacacacacacagtgtgtcaGCCCACgagatacacacaacacacacacacacagtgtgtcaGCCCACgagatacacacaacacactgtgtCAGCCCACgagatacacacaacacacacacacacacagtgtgtcaGCCCACgagatacacacaacacacacacacacacaatacagtgTGTCAGCCCACgagatacacacaacacacacacaatacagtgTGTCAGCCCACgagatacacacaacacacacacacacacagtgtgtcaGCCCACgagatacacacaacacacacacacacaatacagtgTGTCAGCCCACgagatacacacaacacacacacacacacacacacacaatacagtgTGTCAGCCCACgagatacacacaacacacacacacacacaatacagtgTGTCAGCCCACgagatacacacaacacacacacacacacacacaccccatacAGTGTGTCAGCAAACgagatacacacaacacacccccacacacacaatacagtgTGTCAGCCCATGagatacacacaatatacacacacacacacacacccccacaatACAGTGTGTCAGCCCATGagatacacacaatacacacacacacccccacacacaatACAGTGTGTCAGCCTATGagatacacgcacacacacacacacacacacacacacaccccatccAGTGTGTCAGCCCACACatatacactatacacacactatacacacacatctatacacacacacacataaaaaaaatcaaacttattTCAAGCCTCAAAGAGGCGAGCGCTCCATCTAGTGTCCACATGTGgaactgctcctctgtgtgtgaatgtgtgtgctgtttttctcagtgttgtttttctcagtgttgtttttctcaGTGTTGTTTTTCCAGTGTTGTTTTCGAGTCttgtctgtgtccctcagtcgtccacatctcatccatgttttttttccagtgtcaTCGGCTCACGTCAGGTATTTGTTAAacaacatttataaatataattgttaataatTCATCACAAAAGATGAAGCAGAGTGTGAATAAGAGAcgcttttgtttctgtttattttgCCGTGCTGTTTGCCTCCACACGCCGAGTACGCTCCCGTCACCGTGGAAACGCCATCACACAAGACACCGGCAGATCTGGACtgtgacaaaacacaacatcaagATCTGAGACCAAGtatcaaacacatttattcattattattataacaagttcacaaaacaagattaaaaaaagaGCTTTTCGACATCACATGTGTCGGCCTAAACACgtttcaaaacatgaaataatctgCATTTTCCACACGTGAACATGTATGTAGTGTGCTTAACAGCACAGACACAGGAGAGTGTTTATTGTCATGATATGAGTCACATTCTGCTCGTGTGTGTCAGAATAACAGTGTCCACAacgtgaagacatttggctaaTGTGGTTTTGGTTCATTAAGAACAGGACTGTCCCACCACAACTGGAGCTGCCCGTCTCTCTGCACTGAACGCGCCTCATCCCGTCTACCTGCACTGAACGCGCCTCATCCCGTCTACCTGCACTGGCCACGCGCTCAGCTGCCCGTCTCTCTGCGGAGTCTCTGCACTGACCACGCCTCATATTTCGGCGATGGCGGGCAGCAGACAGGCTCGGGCACGCGTCTCTCTCCACGCCGCCCTACAGTCCGAGATCCACTGTGAAATGAGGGACGGTTTGACGGCGGGGTGCGGCCGTTCCTCCTCCGTCGCGTCTGTCGTCTTTGGTCCAGTTCGGGTGGCGTTGTGTAACTCGGGGCAGCTGCGTTTGCGTTGTTGGGTCAGGTCTGGAGTGGACGTGTTGGGGACGCTGTGCGCCCTCGTTCGTTCCTTGGACGTGGAACGCCGTCTTCCGCACTGGAGGCTGCAGTTGGGATGACCGTAGATGTGCTCCAGTGGGTCTGCGTCTCCATAGCAACCGATCTTGCCGTCTCGGTTGCTATGGGACGTGAGGTCCCGTGTGGGGAACGTGGGGTGGGCCAGGTGGCAGATGGACAGGAGGTAGTCCTCGGAGGAGCCGACCGGGCGGCCGCGGTCCGCGTTGGCGTCGTTCATCTCTCTCGCCAGCTCCTCGGTGCCCTCTGTGATTGTGGGCAGGAGGAGCGTCTGCTTGGGGGGCAGTCTGGACCGAGGCCTCATCTCTGGACAGAGCAAACACACATCACTTCATGTTTGCAGTgtgttaaagctgcagtgtgtaactttcgtGGAGCAGGGGTCCTCTGTGGAGATGCACATTTataacctgctcctgtttgaaCGGTTTGGTTTTATTGTTCTGTGTTTGATTcctccctgtacaaataaagacaTATTAATGAATatgtttgtctggaatgttccacagtgaaaTGTGTTAAATACTTGTGTGGGCGTGTCACCTGCTCGTTCCCATGGAGACTGAATGTTCTGTCATACAAGTCAAGCAGTTTAGTACCATTTAAAGCCCGGTTTAGTCTGTGGTCTCTgtaaagtcctggttcagacctggttcagacctggattagtcctggtttagtcctggtttagtcctggttcagacctggtttagtcctgcaacTGTTTTAACCCAATATGATCATGGATGTTTGTTCCAAACCCGGTCCCGTCTTTCAGGTACAGGTGAGTCCCGTCTCTGGTCCCGTCCCTGGTCccgtccctggtccagtccctggtccagtccctggtcccgTTCCAGTCTCAGGTGAGTCCAGGTGTTTACATTCGTGTCCTTCTGGTCATGTGCCTCTCCTGATTCTTTCTGTTCCAGGTTTGAGCAGCACAAATAAAACCCTGTGTTTACATCGTCCCTGGTCCTTCAGGACAGAGGAATGTTCTGCAGCTCCGTGGTTATTCTAAGCCCCTTCTAAGATCCTTTTCAAATCCTTCTAAGATCCCTTTAAATTTGATGTGCTCAGGCGCTGGAGACTGTCCAGATTACACCTATTTATTCATCATCATCTGGACTCCACTGTGTGCATCACTTTGACATGTGCAGCTTTTCCTACAGGTTTACACGGCCCAGACACGTCCTGTTTACTCTGAGAGGCAACAGCTCTGAGAAATACAACCCACCCACTCTGTTTTTGGCAAAGACCAACCAAAATAGACGAACGTGCAGCTGCAGACGCGTGCGCAGCTGCAGACGCGCTGGCAGCTGCAGACACGCTCGCAGCCGCAGACGTGCGAAGCCTCAGACTGTCCCAGTGTTTGGCTCACGCCTCGTTTTGTTCTAAACCTCAGAGTATTTTAGAGTCCGACCTCGGTGCCAAAAATAGAACATTTACAAAACCCAAAACGCAGCCTCACCCAGTTCATCCAAAGCACCAGATAAATATAGAGCTCCACACCACCCTCTGCGACTTCACCTACACCACCCTCTGCGACTTCACCTACACCACCCTCTGCGACTTCACCTACACCTCCCTCTACAGACTTCACCTACACCTCCCTCTACAGACTTCACCTACACCTCCCTCTGCGACTTCACCTACACCTCCCTCTGCAGACTTCACCTACACCTCCCTCTGCAGACTTAACCTACACCTCCCTCTGCAGACTTAACCTACACCTCCCTCTGCAGACTTAACCTACACCTCCCTCTGCAGACTTAACCTACACCTCCCTCTGCAGACTTAACCTACACCTCCCTCTGCAGACTTAACCTACACCTCCCTCTGCAGACTTAACCTACACCTCCCTCTGCAGACTTAACCTACACCTCCCTCTACGACctaaactcatcaaaaacagcgGACATGTTCCTCACCTGCTCGTCTGTTGGTGATGCTGAGTCTGGAGTCGGGGATGctttgtcctctctgtgtctccgaGTGTCTCTGACCAACGGCAGCAGCGCATACACAtttatctcctcctcctcctcctcctcctcctcctccctccatagCTTACTTTTGCTCTGCCCTCCTTCCCTGCTTCTAAAAATAGCCACACCATCCATTTCCTGATGCTGATGGAGCCCACAGCCGAGCGCGTGCCCGAGCGCGTGCGCTGGATTAGATTAGGGATTATTAAAGTCAAAGAGAATTACTGATGGACATGAGACTCATCACGGAACAATAAAGGATTTGCACTTCTGCAAACGTTTGACCCAAACAGAAAAACGAGCGTCACGTGAGAGCGCGGCACGTGCACAGGGGCTGGATGCGCGCGCAGGGGCTGGTGGAGGCTCTGGGGCTGGAGACTCTGGGGCTGGTGGCTCTGGGGCTGGAGGCTCTGGGGCTGGAGACTCTGGGGCTGGTGGCTCTGGGGCTGGAGACTCTGGGGCTGGAGACTCTGGGGCTGGTGACTCTGGGGCCAGTGGCTCTTGACCCGGTCACACGTTTGACCCGGTCACACGTTTGACCCGGTCACACGTCGTGGTCAAACAAAGAAACTCTGAGGAACCTGCATCAGCATCAGGGTCACGTGATCCTTTAATTCACTGTGAAAAAAGATCAAATCTTAGATCAagatataaaagtttaaaagtataaaagtataaagtataaaagtataaaagtataaaagtataaaagtatgaaagtttaaaagtacatgtctctgtttcattgtctctgtttcgttgtctctgtttctctgtttcattgtctctgtttcgttgtctctgtttctctgtctctgtttcgttgtctctgtttcattgtctctgtttcattgtctctgtttcattgtctctgtttcgttgtctctgtttcattgtctctgtttcattgtctctgtttcattgtctctgtttcgttgtctctgtttcattgtctctgtttctctgtctctgtttcgttgtctctgtttcattgtctctgtttcattgtctctgtttcattgtctctgtttcgttgtctctgtttcattgtctctgtttcattgtctctgtttcgttgtctctgtttcattgtctctgtttctctgtctctgtttcattgtctctgtttcgttgtctctgtttctctgtctctgtttcgttgtctctgtttcattgtctctgtttcattgtctctgtttcgttgtctctgtttctctgtctctgtttcattgtctctgtttctctgtctctgtttcattgtctctgtttcattgtctctgtttctctgtctctgtttcattgtctctgtttcattgtctctgtttcgttgtctctgtttcattgtctctgtttcattgtctctgtttcattgtctctgtttctctgtctctgtttcattgtctctgtttcgttgtctctgtttctctgtctctgtttcgttgtctctgtttcattgtctctgtttcattgtctctgtttcgttgtctctgtttctctgtctctgtttcattgtctctgtttctctgtctctgtttcattgtctctgtttcattgtctctgtttctctgtctctgtttcattgtctctgtttcattgtctctgtttctctgtctctgtttcattgtctctgtttcattgtctctgtttcattgtctctgtttcattgtctctgtttcattgtctctgtttcgttgtctctgtttcattgtctctgtttcgttgtctctgtttcattgtctctgtttcattgtctctgtttcattgtctctgtttctctgtctctgtttcattgTCTCTGTTTCATTGTCTCTGTTTCATTGTCTCTGTTTCATCCTCTGTGAGACAAAAGTATTAGTGTTTTTAACAAAGtcataatgaaatgaaatgaaatcaaaGTCATAACAGAATCACCAGAGACACGAGCTTCACATCAGATGTTTCAGAGGGACGGAGCCGATACTGGTATCAGGTATCGGCTCCaagtatcggttcagtcgaGTTTCTGGTTGGACATTTAAACTGAGGTACTGAGACATTCACAGGTCGAGCCACAAAGTCTCagagtttcttttatttattttttttgtacaaagttGTTCAGTCGTTACTGGAGAAATGAAAAACAGCTCCataaacatttggatcagttttattttatttttattaaaatgaaataaatgctgttttcagtatCAGAATCGGTGTCAGAGCTGAAAGAGCCGGATCGATACGTCTCTAATCAGAGAAATCCAGAAAATAAATCGACAGAACTCAGTCACGTCTGAGCATCTTCAGCTCATCAGGTCTTTGGAGagaaaaacatttgacctttgacctggagTCATTTAAAGGCATTGGCTGCTTTAGCGTTCTGTCTTTTGAAAACACAGATACGCTCATCCAGTCGGTGATGAGCAGCTTCTAGAAAAACATCACCAGCATCTGCTCCGAGCTGAAACGTGCCAAGAACACGACGACTGAAGCGCATCACAGTCTCTTTACATCTAAACTATAAAAAGATCTGTGATTTTTACAGCTCGCTAATGTCACGACGAGTTATATTTAGTCCAAACACTCGCACATACGGACAGCTGCTTCCTCCACATAATGAGCCCATTCATCTCTTCAAACATGCAGAAAACGTCCAGATTGTGACGCTGTAGAACCGACCTAAAAACACCGAGGGAAACTGTCTCATCATTTAAAACATCACTCATGTTTATCTCATGTTTATGCCTGATTTGATtcagcaaaagacaaaagaatatccCATAGTAAAAAGTCAGGATCCTTTTAACtctcataaaaaacatactttgattTCATACTCTCTGATTATAAACCAGGTAATAATTGAATCAAACTTTGTGTAAAAATCCCAGAGCACACGAAGCAGCACATAAAACCAGATGAACTCAgcttcataacaggtgatgaattttaACATGAAACGgtgaaaaaagcttttgtttttttaacatttgaagGAAATGTAAACCTGGATGGACTGGAGCCAttgcagcactttaataatctggagataaacatttagaatcacacctgctcctatttttgataaaagacaaaagttaaatctgtcactgttCAAAAAGTTTcagactgaagacgtttctctgctcgtccaagtctcttcttcagttctggtcagatttctgctggacactgcctcatatctgtctgaaggaggcgctaacgacactgaaactgaaacagctTCTGAtcacagtttctgtttgtggagctacactaagtgtgcactgtgtatGAGACACAATTAGCATGTTCATCCAGCTCTTATTAGGGACTGAGGGAAAGATGAGGTCTAAGGCCCCCCATAAGGAACGAGGGCCTAAGAcctcatctataactccacctcagacccaaagcaaacggaggaaacaaagagaacaatagagcaagccagaatgctaataggtgtgataGCACCCAGTAAGAGctgacagaactgaagaagagacttggacgagcagctaaacgtcttcactctaaagcaaaagacaaagtttaaatctgtgaactggacagaAGTCTTCAGTCTaaaagtttttgtccagttggcagattttacttttggcttttcctctggatcagacctggactgagggacacagacgtccttaatgttttaaatggacctgtgcagttatgtgtttgttttagggCAGACCTCTTTGGGCTCTGGATGTAGAAAGATAAAAGAAAGACTGCACtctcttttatttcatttgtgtaaGGCTAAACTGGGCAGAAGCTGAAACACGCCTGCAGTACTGATCCTGTCCTGTAGGGGGATACAGATTGAGTATTGTTTCTTCTATGAATCATGTTCAGTGTGGATCACGTCAGGCTTCTGCGGTGAGAGCTTCTTGGAAAAGCCTGTGATCTGTCCTGGTCGGCATTTCCACGAAAAGATAATAAACCTCCAGGACCTGCTTCAAATCTGCCAACaccattttattcttttattcaaTTTAGTGACacgtaaaaaaaacatttaggaaTTCAGTTATTCTGGAACAGACCCACCACAAGCCTTTTGTACACAAACCCTGAGGTGAGAGGCAGGAGTACACCAGGAGTACACCAGGAGTACACCAGTACACCAGGAGTACACCAGTACACCAGGAGTACACCAGGAGTACACCAGTACACCAGGAGTACACCAGGAGTACACCAGTACACCAGTACACCAGGAGTACACCAGGAGTACACCAGGAGTACACCAGTACACCAGGAGTACACCAGGAGTACACCAGTACACCAGGAGTACACCAGTACACCAGGAGTACACCAGGAGTACACCAGGAGTACACCAGGAGTACACCAGTAGTACACCAGGAGTACACCAGTACACCAGGAGTACACCAGGAGTACACTAGGAGTACACCAGGAGTACACCAGGAGTACACCAGTACACCAGGAGTACACCATGAGTACTCCAGGAGTACACCAGTACACCAGGAGTACACCAGTACACCAGGAGTACACCAGTACACCAGGAGTACACCAGGAGTACACCAGTACACCACGAGTACACCAGTACACCAGGGGTACACCAGGAGTACACCAGGAGTACACCAGGAGTACACCAGTACACCAGGAGTACACCAGGAGTACACCAGGAGTACACCAGGAGTACACCAGTACACCAGGAGTACACCAGGAGTACACCAGTACACCAGTACACCAGGAGTACACCAGTACACCAGAAGTACACCAGAGGTACACCAGGAGTACACCAGAAGTACACTAGTACACCAGAAGTACACCAGTACACCAGAAGTACAAAAGTATACCAGGAGTACACCAGTACACCAGAAGTACACCAGAGGTACACCAGGAGTACACCAGGAGTACACCAGGAGTACACCAGTGCACCAGGAGTACACCAGAAGTACACTAGTACACCAGAAGTACACCAGTACACCAGAAGTACAAAAGTATACCAGGAGTACACCGCAGCTTCATGAAATTAGTCCAAACCAAACCtttgaaaaaaagttttttgttattttgcttccTAAGAATGAAATCCGTTTGAAGGACATTTAAAGTGGTgccactgcagcactttaaaatgtggagataaatatttataatctcacctgctcctgtttttactgtgttaaatggacctatgcaggtgtgtgtttgtgtgtttgtttgtgtttgtattgttctgtacgTGACCTCACACAGTCTCCTCACAGATACAAATGAAACATTTGTTCAAAAGATACTGCAGTAATAGTACTGTATGAACAGCAGCATGTCTCCCCCTGTCGGCCAAACACGCTACAGCACCCACTGTGTGGATAAACATGAAACTCCAGGATATAGTAGTTTATGAACAGTAACATGTCTCCCCCTGTCGGCGAAACACGGTACAGCAGTTGTGTTGATAAACATGAAacaccaaaaaacacatttaaaataccaCAGTTGCTTGAACTTtaataaatactcaaaattaAATTCTTTTATGTACAGATATACACAAAGATCTGTTGGTGCTTTTGCTGCATTCAAAAATACAACTTCTGACAGGCctccaggatatatatatatatatatatatatatatatatatatatatatatatatatatatatatatatatatatatatatatatatatatacatacacatatacatacacacacacatagtatAGTATTGTATCTCTGTACACTGGAGCCTGTTTAACCACAGACACCATAGactggccaaaacaaaatataaaacatcttaTGTAGTTGTGGTCACCTGAGACGTCCAAGCAGCGAGACACAAGTGTAAACCAATGATTCTATTGTAGCACCATATTCGTTTAAAGCCGTTAGCTCAAAGCCGTTAGCTCAAAGCCGTTAGCTCAAAGCCGTTAGCTCGTAGCTCTTGCGAGTGTCTGCACAGTCTGGGGTGTGACGCTGTGTTGTGCTTAAGTGCTCAGGGGGACATTAGTTTTGTGTCTTTTCACTGACCCTGGATCAGGCTGAGCTGTGCGGGCCGTAGCTTTAAAGTGCTGGAAACCTACTCTATACTTTTTATTCCCTTTTATATTGCTTTCATTTGATATAAAATGTACACACCATAaacattttctttcaaaataaatctaTACATATATAGATATAAAGAAATCCCTCATGTCTCCACTGCTGGTCACCTACGCTTTAAGTGACCAGTTTGAAAAATACTGTTTCTGGTCATAGTAGCAAAGGGTTCAAAGGTCATCTGATGAAGACACATTTCACAGACATGTTGAACGAGGAACTGAGAACTGAAACCTCTGGTATGGAAGTCAACTCAAAGACAAGCATCACCATGGTTTTGATCACGGcttctttttaaacagttttctcGTTGATGTTTTACTGTTTGTTCATAAAAATATTCCTCTTTTAAAGGCGCAGAACATCGTCCTGACTGCAGCTTTAGTCAAAGGCCCTCAGCCCCTGGTCCAAGTGTCACCCATGTGTCCATCTCTGATACAGCAGTCCAATCGTTTTGCGTGTTCTCTAtggttttgcatgttctctatggttttgcatgttctctatggttttgcatgttctctatGGTTTTGCATGTTCTTGCTCCAGTCCTAtagttttgcatgttctctatCGTTTTGCATGTTCTCGCTTCATTCGGAGGAGGAAGTTCCTCTTTTCCTCGAGCAGCTCCTGAATGCGTTTGTTCTTGGTTCGCTCTCGTAGGTTGATCCTGTGTTTAGAAATGAGGTTGTCGTGGGACACGTCGTCGTCGGCCGGAATGCCGTCAGACAGAtcaataatgttgttttcactttCGGTATAGGCCGAAGTCATGACGATTGTATTTGGGCTCGTTCCTGGAGAGGTGGTCGTCAGAGGAGCTGTGCTGGGAGATGAGGTTGTCCCAAGAACATCGACCGGAAGGTACTCCTCCTGCCACGGAGGAGACGTCAGCTCCTTCATATCCTCATTAGTGATAGTGGGTATCACCATAGTTAGTCCGTCATCCAATATTGTTGTGTCAGTAGCCACACCCCCAGTGATGTAACCCCCCATAGCCACACCCCCTGTGATGTAATCCCCTGTAGCCACACCCCCTGTGATGTAATCCCCTGTAGCCACACCCCGTGTAATGTAATCACCACTCACCGCTGTCCCGCTGGTCACTCCCATGTC includes the following:
- the si:dkeyp-72g9.4 gene encoding uncharacterized protein si:dkeyp-72g9.4, which produces MRPRSRLPPKQTLLLPTITEGTEELAREMNDANADRGRPVGSSEDYLLSICHLAHPTFPTRDLTSHSNRDGKIGCYGDADPLEHIYGHPNCSLQCGRRRSTSKERTRAHSVPNTSTPDLTQQRKRSCPELHNATRTGPKTTDATEEERPHPAVKPSLISQWISDCRAAWRETRARACLLPAIAEI